The genome window TCCCATTCTGGAGATTTCACAATCTCTCCTGGCAACTTGTGCCAGCACTGCAGTTACACACAGTGGCAGCAAAGTTATGGTAAATCAAGGATGATGGTAATCACCTTCATATTGATGTTTCACTGTGTTTCCAATGTCTGCAAATTTCCTGTCTTCAAAAATCAAGAACTCATGTTGATCTGCAAGTTTTCTCAACTCTTTTACTACCTCTGGGGTGAAATCATTCAGGATGTCTATATGAGTCTTCAGGACACAAATACTGGGGCCCAGGGCGGCAGCCAACTGCAGCAGCTCTTCGGAGCTGGTGACATCCGCAGAAAGGCACAAGTTCGTTTGCTTCTTTTCCATGAGTGTGAGAAGCCGGGCTGCAGTAGGATGCACCCCCGGTAGCTCAGCACGAGCGCGGAAGCTCAGCTCTTTACACGGTCTCTTCACAGGCGCGGGACCATTCTGAGCCACTGGCTCAAACATGTTTCCTTCAATGAACTTCTTCACCTTTTCAACCATCTCAACAGCCActtctccctgctgctggagaaTCTCCAACACCCCAGACAACGTGCACACAGAGTGCAGGCGAATCCCACGTTCCTCTAACCTGGCCTTCCCGCCCTGCTCCCTGTCCAACAGCACAACTGCATCTGTGACTTTCAACCCTTCTTTCTGAAGGACTTCTGCAGTTTCCAGTACACTAGATCCACTTGTTACCACGTCTTCAATGATCAAGCACGTCTCTCCTGGATTAATGGTGCCTTCTACCAGCCGCTTagtaccttaaaaataaaaggcaaacaCTCCAATGAACAGAAGAAAGTTTAAAAGACCTCCCCTAAAAAACTTACAGTATCAAAACTTTAACTTGCTATGCTAATGTAAAGATCATACTTGTTCCACATACAAGCATATGCTGTTGCATATGCTGACATCCAATGGAATTGGACTTTAATAGGAATTTCACATTCACTGTCAGTATGGAGAGGTAATTCGTTTAGTTATTACCTGATAACAGTTATCACAGCTCTTAGCACAGGTCAGACACTGATTTGTAATTCAATTGATACTTTTCCAAGTTAATAAAATCCTTCCTTGTATTTCCAGAAGTTACATTGCATTAACAAAACTGACATATTGTTAACTGCACAAATTTAAATCTTTCAATGATTACAGAAGTTTATTAATTATTGCCATGAACGGAATTCTCAGTATTACAAAACTATTTTCCCCAGTTCTTTGAAACATCTTTAAAGCAGCTGAGTTACTGGTACTCCTCAGCATATTTCCTGTTTTCCACTGGCATTATTCAGCAGTTAATATGCTTGTTGGAACAATTAGAAGGAGTAAAGCTCCAAATGCCTTTGCCCTAACCAACAACAGGCACATGTCCATGAAAGGCCTCCTGGGGGGCAACAACAAAGGATGCCCAGCTTTCCCAGGAAGCAGCGAGCTGTAGGAGAACATTATGCAGCCAGTGCGGTGCTTAGACCACGGCCCAGAGAAGGGGGGCACCTACAGCCTTGCAATCCATGTGACACTGGAGACCTCATGCCAGGCAGTTAATTGCTGTCACAATTGACTTCACAAGAAGGAACAGCAAATGTTTTAATGACTAACACACTGACTAACACGGGAGTAACATAGGAATAATTACATACTGTTGGAAGAGTATAGCTTTCACCACATGTATAAATCCAGTTGCTACAATAGGTTAGCACTACagtcttctctccctctttccttaTCAGAACCAAATAAACGGTTCACTGGGTAGAGAATTTGCTGCTTCTCACATGGTTCACCTTGCCAAGTGATTACAGGACTATAGGGCATGACAAAAAAAGGGGTTTGAGAGGTAAAGAAGATGAGACTGGAAGGGTTCCCCTTAAGAGCTGATATGTGAAAAAACCTGTTTGGGGTGAAATGTAGCACTGGTCTGAGCATATCAGAGAAACTGAGTTATAAATCTTGGTTTCTGGAGAGGCCAGTAACCCAGAACCATGGTAATGgtgccaagaaaaaaaagacactgctgaaaaaaagaaacgaacaaaaccccacaaatgaacacaaagaaacaaaaatcccccTCAAGAATCTCCAAATCTACTACAACAGGGTTCAAGCTGCAACCAGCTGGGACAGCCTGACCAGGCggggatgctgtgggaggcACTTTTTAGGGAAAAAGGGGCTGCTTTTTGGAGTGGTAGCCTTAAACTGGAATGGAGATGCTGCACATTACAAATGAACCAGAAAATCATGAAGTTGTTTCCCAAGCAAGACAACAAGTTGACACAAATTCTTGATTTTAAAGTTTTACCATAGTCTTTTGCTTCCTTCCTCCGTATAAGCATTGGAATCTGATTTTCAGAGCAGATAATCGTGGCCAGGGGCAGCGCCGTGTAAGGAACGCCACACACGCAGTCGTACTTGAGACCAGCATCTTTGGCTGCTTGGAAGAGAAGATCTGCAACctgaaaaccaaacattttttaaaggtcAGGCTGGCGTGAACGCGACTAAACCCGTGCATTATCAGGAGCAGCAATGCAAGTGCTTTAAATCCTCTCTCGACGTGCCATCGCCGTCCCTGCAGCAAACAGCCAACCTGACGTCCATACCCAGCGGCCTCAGGcagggctctgtggggaggCCCCGGCAGCGCTCCCGtgtttccccctcccccccttaCCTAAAACAGACCCTTTACCCCGCTGAGAGACACCCGAAGCTCTGGGGTGCCGGCACGGACGGGCACCCTGAGGCACCGACGGGCGCTCTCTGGCTCTGCAGTCAGGGCCCGGCCCCTCGCCCCCTCACCCCTCCCCGCACCTGGCGGAGGAGCCGCGGGTGCGAGACCAGGCCGCGCAGGTCGATGTACACGGGGGACGCGCGGCCGCTCTTCAGCACGAAGTCGCCGAAGCGCAGCCCGCCCGCCTCGCGCaacgctgccgccgccgccaaGGCCGCCGGTCCCGCCGCCATTGGCCCCAGCCCGCGTGCCGCTCCGGCGCCGCGAGATGACGAGCAGCGCTGGGCGCATGCACGGGaggggcgcggggcggggccggtgAGGGGACGTTCCGTCTGAGGGGACGTCCCGTGTGAGGGGACGACCCGTGTGAGGGGACACCCCGCTTCAGCGCGGCCGGTCCTGGCGGGGACCGGCCCCCTCTACATCCGCTGGGGTGACTCCTGAAAGGCCACTTGGTTCTGGGGTTGGTGTGTGCCAGGCTGAGTTGGCCGGCGCGATAGGCCGTTGCTCTGCTCTCCTGTAATAAGGAGCCGTGGAAagaggaatgttgtttttataAAACTGAGGACCTGGCGCCTGACCCCAgctggggggaaggattgagagacatcggactatgaatccttaatgtaaaacaaagtctctttGAACTAACCACAGAACGTTAGGGGCTGGaaaggaccttgaaagatcatctggtccaatccctctgccagagcaggaacacccagatgaggttacacagggacGTGTCCAGGCaagtttttaatatctccagagaagtagactgcacaacctctctgggcagcctgttcaagtgtctgtcaccctcactgagaagtttcttctcacatctaagtggaacctcttgtgttccagtttgcacccactaccccttgtcctgtcattcaTTGTCACTGAAAAAAGCCTGACTCTATCCTCTATCCTCGtcacactcaccctttacatatttataaacattaatgaggtcacctctcaaTCTCCTCTAAACTAAAGACGcacagctcccccagcctttcctcatatgggagatgcttcactcccttaaccccagaatgcaaactgattactgtatttaaaaagttaagctAGAGGGAAAGGTAGCCAGAGAGCCAGGAATCCCTATTTTGAATAAATCTATAAGGGGAAGGCGGTTGTTATAATTGCATGAATGAGACAGATAAACTGAGGCAGGCATTgggtagtctgtaaaccctgcagtaccAACCAGTGGGGAACAGGAGAGGGAAATTGCAGCTGGGATTTGGGGgaatataagcaggggctttttgccctattatgTGTGCCTACCTTGAGGTAGAACACCCGATCTTGCAAAATTGTtgttaaaatatgctttgctgagagatcctgcctgggcctgTTGTATTTGTAAGGTAATTGTTCCTACACTAACATCCCTCCAAAAAAGATGAGCTCAATAAAGTAATCAGTGAGCTCTGAGTCTTCCAGGCCTCAGAAACACAGGCACACACGTGAAATAAGACTGACCCAGTGTTCTATGAACAAATGTATTTAATCAAAAAAGCCCAGAAACGGAATCATTAGTATATTCTATTTATAGGAATGTAAGGACAGAAAATGTACAGTTTGAAGCTACATCCGTAGATGATCATATATACTGCAGTACAGTAATAACGACATGGGACAGCAAGTAGTCACCTCACAACAGTACACATGGGTGATTAGACttacaaaggaaatatttacaaaCTTACCTTTACAAAACAACATTGTGTGCATACAAAATGAAATTCGCAATAAAACTGAAGACACATTTAAGGCAGACCAGCAATACACTGAAATAGTTAAGGCTGTGGAATTACTTTGCACCTTGAAAATGCTGAGCAGTTAAcaatactgtttcttttttcctccttcaattGATTGTTGCAAAGGTTGAAAAGCATCAATATATTCCAACTGTTTGCTCTCATCTCAGTGAGTAAGTCTGAGattgaattcttttttttttgcttttcctattacatttgccttttaaaagtTATCAGCAAATTGACCTCAGTTGCAGAGCACGGCTGAACAGTTTGGtagaaagagaagtaaaagcACCAGCATCAGAAGTTGGACATGAAGGTGAAATATGGCTTGAGAAGATGTTGTTTTTTCACTAGTTCCATAATAGAGACTACAGTTACAGTGAATAATCAGCATCCTGACGCTATGGTAACACTCACCACTATACAGATCCCAGAACGAGAATTCATCACTTGATGGCAGTGTGCAGTCAGCCTAGTaaaatgggatttttattttgtttccttgggAAAGCACCATTTTCTGATGGGACGTGAAAGaatgagctggaaaaaaaatccaagcccTGTTTTAGAGGAGAATCTACCTCTGCAgtgaaaggaacagaaacacaaaccagGTGGTTAGCCCCTGTATGGATTAATTATCTGTTAGACCTTTGTATATACAGACCAGCCTTTACATCTGTCTCTGAAGTTTATATTATCCTGGGTCACTTGATGCAGTCCCCTCATTGCAAGGGTATTAAAGTATGGTTTCATATAGTCAGGTCATTATGTGCAGTTCTGTATTCAGCCTTTACTTATGGTATTTGTAACAAAGGCCCAATAACATTGTTGGAAATGCTAATGAACTCCACTGAAGCCATAGAACTTGTATAGGTCAGTTGAGGGGACGGACTTTGTCTCGACATTAACTGACTTTAAAGATAAGACGCTTCTAAAGCTAAATGTTACTGAAAAAggttaattttaaacaaaaaagcagcaagactAGACAAGACTTGTTGGTACAAGTAGGAAGAGGACAGTTTTATAAATTTTAAAGCCtgcattgttttaaaatattgaagttTAGAGCCCCAGACTGGCTGTGTGACACCCCTGTAGTAACACGTGTAGATGCCTGGAGGCGGTGGCTCTGTGTGTAGTGCCGGTCTGCACCCAGCTTGGGCTGCTCCATTACTATTATAGTATTTCTGTTGGTCTGAAGAAGTTTCTGCAGAAGCCAGACGGTGCAGCTGCCATCACACCTTCCCTCGGCTGCCTTGGGAATACCCTGAGTGGTAAAGCTGCAGGTGGAAATCTTCCCCTCGGAGTCAGCTGCTCTCCAGCGAGATTTGCAAAGGCCTAACAGAGCGTGATGGGAAACCGTGTTTCCCCATGTTTGTTACCGGCAATATTTCACGCACAAAAAATCCAGTAGTTGCAGAATACTGCAAAGGCGGGTTGGCTCTGATGCTTCTTACTCAGTGGGTTTGCTCCAGGCATCCTTACTGAGCTCCTGTAACCTCTTTACAAGAGAGTTACAGTTTACAACAGTTACAGGACCCATTGGATCTGCAGAGAGGCCACAgattggctggaaaagacctcaaGAAAGCAAGTCCAGAATATTTCCTCTGTATTTATCATACTGCAGCATTTCATGTCAACTTGGTATTATGCAGGCAAAATAAATCTTTGAGATAAAATGCAAGAACAGTTCATAATCACGAACATATCTGGAAGTAGTTACAGGTTCCAGTTTTCCTGAATGGGCTGTCAGATGGGCAGTGCCCAGGAAGAGGAGCTCTCTAACATGAATATGGGAAAAAGCAGAACCGTAATGGAAAGCAACCTCATGACATTCAAAAATCCTCAAGAGTTCAACACCCTCAGAGTTCACAGCTCTCCCTTGAAGAAGAATCACTTTTTTGAATCCGAGCACCAATACCTAAACGTGTCTCCTCTTTCAgcctgttggggtttttgtctgtTATTTGATAGCAATTGGATGCTTAAATATTCCCTTAAACAAACCAGCTTTCCCCACCTCTGCTTCCAAAGTGTCTGCTGCTGCAGTTTGAGATGCGAATGCAGaaggcaggaaaataaaatgataaataaCTGCAGCTTTCATGTGAAATATGagaagttgtttgttttaatgccaAGCAGAAAGACTGTGGCTTAAACTGTACCCACAGGCATCATaaaagttgtgggttttgtaAACCACACTTctataaacattttttgttaAGGGCAGCACGATAACAGCACCAAGAGCCAGCTTTGACAAATAGGAAGAAGTACAAACAGTCCTGTAGGGAGAAAGTACCTGAGGCCGGTGCTAAGTAAAGATAACCCTTGATGACTATTGTTTGAAGGCATTTCAGTTGCTAAGAATTGCCATACCTTGCACTCTTGCTCAGGATGAGAATCTGGTCTTTGTCTAAGAGGTGCTGCTGGATTGCTTAGAACGTCAGCTGCTGCACTGCAGAAGGGAACTGAGATAGGTTCTACCTGATCAGAAGGTTTAGCCTTTTGTGAACACGCTCTTGTTCAAGCCTTTCCTCAACTTCCCCTTGTATTAGATGTCTCTCCATCGGCACATGGCCTCCTACACCACTTCTGACCCCGCTCGGGTACCCAGGCTCACCCCTTCTGACTGTGGCTTCCCAACCTCGAGGTCTGTTCTTGTATCACACGCACGCAGTGCTGAACGTTGTGtcgttttgtttatttgtttgtttgttgtttgttttttgttttgttttttgctatGCCTCCTTTCTTCTCCACTAGGAGACTCCAGCGTAGTGAGAGCAAGCACAAAGAGAAGGGCCAAGTCTCCTACCAGCATGCCGTGAAACTGAGCTTAGAGGTGGATCACAAAagggctggcagagccctgAGAATTTAACAGTACTTGCAGAATATCTCTACCACCTGCTGACAGATACAGCTTTTGCTCCTGCAGATATATTGCAGGCTTACAGTGCAGTTACTCGGCGAGTGAATTAAATCGGACTCTTGCCCTTACAAGAGAGTCTCTGCTGAGCACACATGGGCAGATCAAGCCCTTTTCCTCAGGAAAACCTTTAGTAACAACCAACATTTCCCATTGCAGACACAGCAACGGCACTCAGCACCCAGACAAAGCCCTCGCACGCCAGGGCAAAAAAGAGCAGTTGGGGAAGTGTTTCCCCTCCCAGTCCCGCTGCTAGAGAGGAGGATTTGGCCAGCCTATGAACTGCTGTTTTGTCACTGCAGGCTCCCTGCCTTGGTTGTACTTAGGGCTGGCTCTGTAACTGTAACATCAATGTGATGATGTTGCAACTTGGCTTGCAagagagaaattatttaattgtgaatattttttattttattacaaattaGGCTTTGGACATAAAAATATCCTCACAAATGCTTTGGTGATGAGGTGCTAACGGTGGCTGAGAGATATTTACAAGtttggaaatgaaacaaatgacatactttaaacactgaaaattattttcaagctgTAAGCACAAAGGTGAACTCACCACTCCTACTGTACTCGGAAAGGCTTAGATGGACTTTGGGCCAAGCAATTCTGAAGCTAGAAATGGAACAAGatcctttatatatatatatttatatatattatacaatCTATGTATACTGAAAACCTGTGatagaaaaaaattgtctttgtCATCATCATCTAGTTTACAGATACTGCAAAAATTGGACACAGCCTTTTCTCAATGCACAGGTTTTGCAAAAGATTTATGTACAGTGtgtataaaatacttttaaaaaacccaTCGTAGTCCCATTGTGCTTAGTCAGAACCAGCTCTATGCTCCAATGAATTCATTGCCTTAATCGTACCTCTGAAAGGTACTGCACATTGACTTGACACAGCAGAAAGCCCAGGGATTAACGGGGGATTTTGGTCTGAGCACTACCACATGATGAGGGTCTACCTAAGCCAGACCACCACGGAGCTGATCCAGCAGGGACTGGGGCCTGGTCTTGCATGTCCTGCACAGGCGAAGTCCCCACCAAGATCACAGCAGACCTGGGCGTATGGGGTGTGCAAAATCTGTCTGCTAGCCCGGAGCAGGCTTGCAGTGACTTCAGCCCAAACTGACTTGGGTCCAGTTCTGCAGTACACACTAAGGTTAGCCTAGTCTCACACCCCCCCCACTACCCTACTCCTAATCTATCATACATTTTGAAATCAGTTCAGCAAGATCAAGAGGATTTCTTATAAGGCTGCCTCATGAAGATTAAGGCAACTGCAATTTTGGCTCTTGTTTCCAGATGGTGTTTGCTTCCTGCAGTCTGTTTTTGGTGGTGGATGCAGCAAAAGTACATGTCCCAAGAGGAGCCAGCCAAGGGGAGGCAGCAGGTACCTGCTGCTGTTCACCCCCCTTTGCTTTCATCCCATGGAACTGAGCAGGTGCTACCACCTCCACTATGATTTGTACCCTGCGATGAGGGAAGCCACGTGAAATGCAAATGCTGGAGACGGGACTATGTACAGACAGATCTGCCTTGTGCCTACTCTCTCCCCACGCCCTGCCCCAGGACCGGCAGTGTGGGACCCCAGGGAAAGAGGCGTTACGTGCCGGGGGCCAGCCTGCTCATCAGGAAACTCTTGACGCTGGGGACGGGATGCACATCGTACTGGTGCCTGCGGCGCTCAATGAAGGAAGCCAAGCGGGAGGTATCCAGTGGGATCTTGGAATAGCTGCCGTTGTGCGGCTGCAGCCACGGATGCTGTAAACAAGTGGCTGCTGTCGGCCTTCTCCTGGAGTCTTCCTGGAGGATAACGTTGATGAAATCCCTGGCGGCATGGCTCACGTCGGAGAAGTACTCGGGGGGAAAGCTGAAATCTACTCTGCACACGTTGATACAGgtctcctctctgctttcatCCAGGAACGGAGAGACACCGCTTAACATGACGTAGGTGAGGACACCAATGCTCCAGATATCCGTGCTCAGGGAGACGGGAAGGCCTTGGATCACTTCAGGAGCTGCAAACTCTGGGTTTCCGAGGAGGTGGTGGACGTGGTAATGACCTGTGATCTGAACTGCATCTTCCAAATCGATGATCTTCACACGAGGCACTGGGATCCTTAAATCAATCAGCAAATTTTCTGgctgttgaaaagaaaataataaaaagttaatTAAGTTTTTGTATAGATTTCATTCTAGATAAG of Columba livia isolate bColLiv1 breed racing homer chromosome 7, bColLiv1.pat.W.v2, whole genome shotgun sequence contains these proteins:
- the UMPS gene encoding uridine 5'-monophosphate synthase, which encodes MAAGPAALAAAAALREAGGLRFGDFVLKSGRASPVYIDLRGLVSHPRLLRQVADLLFQAAKDAGLKYDCVCGVPYTALPLATIICSENQIPMLIRRKEAKDYGTKRLVEGTINPGETCLIIEDVVTSGSSVLETAEVLQKEGLKVTDAVVLLDREQGGKARLEERGIRLHSVCTLSGVLEILQQQGEVAVEMVEKVKKFIEGNMFEPVAQNGPAPVKRPCKELSFRARAELPGVHPTAARLLTLMEKKQTNLCLSADVTSSEELLQLAAALGPSICVLKTHIDILNDFTPEVVKELRKLADQHEFLIFEDRKFADIGNTVKHQYEGGLFKIASWSDIINAHAVPGSGVVKGLKEVGLPLRRGCLLVAEMSSQGSLATGEYTKAAVQMAEDNSDFVFGFISGSRVGNKPEFLHLTPGVQLQAGGDNLGQKYLTPKEVISEKGSDIIIVGRGILSASDPLQEAEKYRKAAWESYVSRLGAQAEN